The proteins below are encoded in one region of Candidatus Thermoplasmatota archaeon:
- the pth2 gene encoding peptidyl-tRNA hydrolase Pth2, which produces MNFEYKMVIVTRKDLNLSPGKLAAQVAHAAVACALETKKTNSKWFTKWQSEGGKKAVVRVDCEQDFYPLKEKAEQLRIVTYLVVDAGHTEIPAGTKTVLGIGPAPENLIDQVTGNLPLL; this is translated from the coding sequence AATGGTGATTGTTACCAGGAAAGATTTGAATCTTTCACCAGGTAAACTAGCTGCACAGGTTGCTCATGCTGCTGTTGCATGTGCGTTAGAAACAAAAAAAACTAATTCTAAGTGGTTTACAAAATGGCAGAGTGAGGGTGGGAAAAAAGCTGTTGTGAGAGTTGATTGTGAACAGGATTTTTATCCGCTTAAAGAAAAAGCTGAGCAGCTGAGGATTGTAACGTATCTTGTTGTTGATGCGGGTCATACTGAGATACCTGCTGGTACAAAAACGGTTTTAGGAATTGGACCTGCTCCAGAGAATCTGATAGATCAGGTCACTGGAAATTTACCTTTGCTGTAG
- a CDS encoding DUF99 family protein has product MKQQIRLLGVDDSPFTFTEKYTTVIGVVMRGGEYLECVLRNQVAVDGSDATPVCKEMIQSTRHKKQLKAMLLDGIALGGFNVVDIDEVYSATNLPVITVTRDKPNFEMIKKALKKNFDDWKERLDLMKKGKLHEIKTMYNPIYVKCVGLSIDEAKEIIKISTIRGVIPEPIRVAHLIASGITTGESDGKA; this is encoded by the coding sequence ATGAAACAACAAATCCGTTTGTTAGGTGTTGATGATTCACCATTCACATTTACTGAAAAGTATACGACGGTAATTGGTGTTGTGATGCGTGGTGGCGAATATCTTGAGTGTGTTTTGAGGAACCAGGTGGCCGTTGATGGATCTGATGCAACACCTGTTTGTAAAGAGATGATACAGAGTACGCGGCATAAAAAACAGTTGAAGGCTATGTTGCTTGATGGAATTGCTCTCGGTGGCTTCAATGTAGTTGACATCGACGAGGTATATTCTGCTACAAATCTACCAGTTATAACAGTCACTAGGGATAAACCTAATTTTGAGATGATAAAAAAGGCATTGAAAAAAAATTTTGATGACTGGAAAGAACGACTGGATCTAATGAAAAAAGGAAAACTCCACGAAATTAAAACTATGTACAACCCTATTTATGTTAAATGTGTTGGCTTGTCTATAGATGAGGCAAAAGAAATAATAAAGATTTCTACGATAAGGGGTGTCATACCAGAGCCCATAAGGGTGGCGCATCTTATAGCCTCAGGTATAACAACGGGTGAATCAGATGGTAAAGCCTAA